From Oryza sativa Japonica Group chromosome 4, ASM3414082v1, one genomic window encodes:
- the LOC4336503 gene encoding probable ascorbate-specific transmembrane electron transporter 2 → MAAGLGVKAAPFTYVAHALAVAAAVMVLVWCISFRGGLAFEADNKNLIFNVHPVLMLIGYIILGSEAIMIYKIFPKLNHDTTKLIHLILHAIAIVLGAVGIYCAFKFHNESGIANLYSLHSWLGIGTISLYGIQWIFGFVAFFYPGAAPHVRRGALPWHVLFGLFVYVLTLATAELGLLEKLTFLQSSGLDKYGAEAFLVNFTGLVVALFGAAVVVAAVAPAHVEEPEGYAPIPVN, encoded by the exons ATGGCTGCCGGGCTGGGCGTGAAGGCGGCGCCGTTCACGTACGTGGCGCACGCgctggccgtggcggcggcggtcatgGTGCTCGTCTGGTGCATCAGCTTCCGGGGCGGCCTCGCGTTCGAGGCGGACAACAAGAACCTCATCTTCAAC GTTCACCCTGTTCTTATGCTGATTGGGTACATTATCCTCGGCAGTGAAG CCATAATGATCTACAAGATATTCCCAAAACTGAACCACGACACAACCAAGCTGATCCACCTGATTCTCCACGCGATCGCCATTGTTCTTGGCGCCGTCGGGATCTACTGCGCCTTCAAGTTCCACAACGAGAGCGGGATCGCCAACCTCTACAGCCTGCATTCCTGGCTCGGCATCGGAACAATCTCGCTGTACGGCATTCAG TGGATATTTGGATTCGTGGCGTTCTTCTACCCCGGCGCGGCGCCGCACGTGAGGCGCGGGGCGCTGCCGTGGCACGTGCTGTTCGGGCTGTTCGTCTACGTCCTGAcgctggcgacggcggagctCGGGCTCCTGGAGAAGCTGACCTTCCTCCAGAGCTCCGGCCTCGACAAgtacggcgcggaggcgttcCTGGTGAACTTCACGGGGCTGGTCGTCGCGCTgttcggcgccgccgtcgtcgtggccgccgtcgcgccggctCACGTCGAGGAACCCGAGGGCTATGCTCCAATTCCGGTCAACTAG
- the LOC107275723 gene encoding LOW QUALITY PROTEIN: putative non-inhibitory serpin-10 (The sequence of the model RefSeq protein was modified relative to this genomic sequence to represent the inferred CDS: deleted 1 base in 1 codon; substituted 1 base at 1 genomic stop codon) encodes MAMAMAHVLVFPAPAQGRLGASAGGGAPQPPRLRFLSMLDGLPDVDQLLIDGLLRKARAFLLNMTISMEHQALTRLARHMHDLFAIGPLHRQSWRCGPLLGPLLAAAVEGRNCQEREAYGGHDDDDDEDMGGTPRGRMDQWRESEMAAVQRMDEAVQLGQPRPCDHGAVQFHVLALGPPRRARAARHGHXRRDAAPAAGLPGLPAHPPAQCGECRAPRRDAGVAATLLRRGNLCGPLAPPQAGVQSTAAAAHGAFPRSVDFQNQANAAAAEVNRFISQATNGRLNNTISPGTFGSSTKCVLANAMHFKATWGRKFESYDTQRRRFHRQDGTRVTVPFLSDPRTHYAARFDGLGFKVLQLFYKMVGHDGQVHFGAPCFCMLVFLPIKRDGLRHLLRMAFSSELDARGALAKLGLGAPFDPLAADLSRMAVSVNTPPERLYVSAMRQKCAVEVDEEGTTAVEATYSCCSPTYSGPESPKPRPMSFVAEHPFMFAIVEYEKAQVLFLGHVMDPSNEE; translated from the exons ATGGCGATGGCAATGGCGCACGTGCTGGTGTTCCCCGCCCCGGCGCAGGGCCGTCTCGGCGCCTCAGCCGGTGGTGGGGCGCCTCAGCCACCGCGGCTCCGTTTCCTCTCCATGCTCGACGGCCTCCCCGACGTCGACCAGCTCCTCATCGACGGCCTCCT GCGCAAGGCGAGGGCGTTCCTCCTCAACATGACCATCTCCATGGAGCACCAAGCTTTGACACGCCTCGCGCGGCACATGCACGACTTGTTCGCCATCGGACCACTCCACCGCCAATCTTGGAGATGTGGTCCGCTGCTCGGACCTCTACTCGCGGCGGCCGTAGAGGGGAGGAACTGCCAGGAGCGAGAGGCGTACGGAgggcacgacgacgacgacgacgaagacatGGGCGGCACACCTCGGGGGCGAATGGATCAGTGGCGAGAGAGCGAGATGGCAGCTGTGCAGCGGATGGACGAGGCCGTGCAGCTGGGGCAGCCACGCCCCT GCGATCACGGAGCAGTCCAATTTCATGTTCTCGCCCTTGGGCCTCCGCGCCGGGCTCGCGCTGCTCGCCACGGGCACTGACGGCGAGACGCTGCGCCAGCTGCTGGCCTTCCTGGGCTCCCAGCACATCCACCAGCTCAATGCGGCGAGTGCCGGGCTCCTCGCCGAGATGCGGGCGTGGCCGCAACTCTCCTTCGCCGCGGGAATCTTTGTGGACCGCTCGCTCCGCCTCAGGCCGGAGTT CagtccaccgctgccgccgctcacGGGGCATTCCCACGATCCGTGGACTTCCAAAACCAG GCTaacgctgcggcggcggaggtgaacCGTTTCATCTCGCAGGCCACGAACGGGCGCTTGAACAACACCATCTCCCCTGGCACATTCGGGAGCAGCACAAAGTGCGTCCTTGCCAACGCCATGCACTTCAAGGCGACGTGGGGTCGGAAGTTCGAGTCGTACGACACCCAGCGCCGCAGGTTCCACCGCCAGGACGGCACGAGGGTGACGGTGCCGTTCCTGTCGGACCCCAGGACGCACTACGCCGCCAGGTTCGACGGCCTCGGGTTCAAGGTCCTCCAGCTCTTCTACAAGATGGTGGGACACGACGGCCAGGTCCACTTCGGGGCGCCCTGCTTCTGCATGCTCGTGTTCCTCCCGATCAAGCGCGAcggcctccgccacctcctgcgCATGGCC TTCTCCTCCGAGCTCGACGCCCGCGGTGCGCTGGCAAAGCTCGGGCTGGGCGCGCCGTTCGATCCTCTCGCCGCCGACCTGTCCAGGATGGCTGTGAGTGTGAACACGCCGCCGGAGAGGCTCTATGTGTCGGCAATGAGGCAGAAGTGCGCCGTGGAGGTCGACGAGGAGGGCacgacggcggtggaggcgacgTACTCGTGTTGCAGCCCGACCTATAGCGGACCGGAGTCTCCCAAGCCGCGGCCAATGAGCTTCGTGGCAGAGCACCCGTTCATGTTCGCCATCGTGGAGTATGAGAAGGCCCAGGTCTTGTTCCTCGGGCACGTCATGGACCCTTCAAATGAGGAATGA
- the LOC107278494 gene encoding putative non-inhibitory serpin-Z11, with translation MVGRDGQVDFGFGAPCFCMLVFLPIKRDGLRHLLRMAVTEPDFVTRCVPRSRQIVTPCKVPKFKFSSQLDAGGALAQLGLGAPFDPDAADLSRMAVNTPPAGLYVSTMRQKCAVEVDEEGTTAVEAMYSPSSPGYSPGYQPPRPPPMSFVAEHPFMFAIVEYKKAQVLFLGHVMDPSKEDQ, from the coding sequence ATGGTCGGCCGCGACGGCCAGGTCGACTTCGGGTTCGGTGCGCCGTGCTTCTGCATGCTCGTCTTCCTCCCGATCAAGCGCGAcggcctccgccacctcctgcgCATGGCCGTCACCGAGCCGGACTTCGTCACGCGGTGCGTGCCCCGGAGCCGGCAGATCGTCACCCCGTGCAAGGTGCCCAAGTTCAAGTTCTCCTCCCAGCTCGACGCCGGGGGCGCGCTGGCACAGCTCGGGCTGGGCGCGCCGTTCGACCCTGACGCCGCCGACCTGTCCAGGATGGCCGTGAACACGCCGCCCGCGGGGCTCTACGTGTCGACCATGAGGCAGAAGTGCGCCGTGGAGGTCGACGAGGAGGGCacgacggcggtggaggcgatGTACTCGCCTAGCAGCCCGGGCTATAGCCCCGGATACCAACCTCccaggccgccgccgatgaGCTTCGTGGCGGAGCACCCGTTCATGTTCGCCATCGTGGAGTATAAGAAGGCCCAGGTCTTGTTCCTCGGGCACGTGATGGACCCATCTAAAGAGGATCAGTAA
- the LOC4336504 gene encoding heavy metal-associated isoprenylated plant protein 39 encodes MAPQKVILKVSSMSDTKMKQKAMETVADIYGIDSIAADHKDQKMTVIGEVDTVEIAKKLKKFGKVDIISVGPAKEEKKDDKKGDKK; translated from the exons ATGGCGCCGCAG AAGGTGATCTTGAAGGTTTCTTCTATGAGTGATACGAAAATGAAGCAGAAAGCAATGGAAACTGTTGCAGATATCTATG GTATCGACTCCATAGCCGCCGATCATAAAGATCAAAAGATGACTGTAATAGGTGAAGTTGACACCGTCGAGATCGCCAAGAAGTTGAAGAAATTCGGGAAGGTCGATATCATATCGGTTGGGCCCGccaaagaagagaagaaggatgaTAAGAAAGGGGACAAAAAGTGA
- the LOC4336505 gene encoding uncharacterized protein isoform X1, which translates to MEAAAKVGRLTRSSLQAASCPAVNGGVVVFFAAVVAGALVSASWMSTGARFQVTSIPMIATRNMAQHAAASPEPEPTLPRLGNLAPPPRQPPPPAPAPAPDAAAAASPSSSCPAYFRWIHEDLRPWRDAGITREAVDGAARRYGAKFRVTVVAGRLHVARYGRCFQTRDMFTQWGVLQLLRRYQGRVPDLDLMFDCQDLPVVNAGDRRGRTSSSPPPLFGYCGSEPTLDIAFPDWSFWGWPELNIKPWETLRGEIADGNAAVNWTGRAPYAYWKGNPTVGADRRNLLRCNASGKRDWNARIYEQDWRKEVRDGFRESDLAKQCTHRYKIYIEGRGWSVSEKYILACDAVALIVRPRYHDFFSRGLMPLQHYWPIPGGGRGMCRSIKFAVDWGNAHADKAQEIAGNATRFIQEDLTMDRVYDYMFHLLTEYAKLLKYKPTVPDRAVEVTVESMTRGRRGLERQFMVDTMVEAGSGTGEPCELPPPFSSEELETLRRRQADAVRQVETWEKR; encoded by the exons atggaggcagcggcgaaggtTGGTCGGCTCACACGGAGCAGCCTGCAGGCGGCTTCCTGCCCGGCTGTGAACGGCGGCGTGGTCGTCTTCTTCGCCGCGGTTGTCGCCGGAGCTCTCGTCTCCGCTTCCTGGATGTCTACGGGCGCCAGG TTTCAGGTCACTTCGATCCCTATGATCGCCACCCGGAACATGGCACAGCATGCGGCAGCGAGTCCGGAACCAGAGCCGACTCTGCCACGCCTCGGCAATCTCGCGCCCCCACCACGGCAACCGCCACCGCCAGCACCTGCCCCGgcgccggacgccgccgcggcagcgtcgccgtcgtcctcctgcCCGGCATACTTCCGGTGGATCCACGAGGACCTGAGGCCGTGGCGGGACGCGGGGATCACGCGCGAGGCGGTGgacggcgccgcccgccggtaCGGCGCCAAGTTCCGCGTCACCGTGGTCGCGGGGCGCCTCCACGTCGCGCGCTACGGGCGGTGCTTCCAGACGCGGGACATGTTCACGCAGTGGGGCGTCCTGCAGCTGCTCCGCCGCTACCAGGGCCGCGTCCCCGACCTCGACCTCATGTTCGACTGCCAGGACCTGCCGGTCGTCAACGCCGGCGACCGCCGCGGCCGGACatcttcttcgccgccgccgctgttcggCTACTGCGGCAGCGAGCCCACGCTGGACATCGCCTTCCCTGACTGGTCGTTCTGGGGTTG GCCGGAGCTTAACATAAAGCCATGGGAGACGCTGCGAGGCGAGATAGCCGACGGGAACGCCGCGGTGAACTGGACGGGCAGGGCGCCGTACGCGTACTGGAAAGGGAACCCGACGGTGGGAGCCGATCGCCGGAATCTCCTCAGGTGCAACGCGTCCGGGAAACGTGACTGGAACGCGAGGATATACGAGCAG gatTGGAGGAAGGAGGTGCGAGACGGGTTCAGGGAATCAGACCTGGCAAAACAGTGCACTCACAG GTACAAGATTTATATCGAAGGAAGGGGCTGGTCAGTGAGCGAGAAGTACATCCTGGCCTGCGACGCGGTGGCGCTGATCGTGCGGCCGAGGTACCACGACTTCTTCTCGAGGGGGCTGATGCCGTTGCAGCACTACTGGCCCatccccggcggcggccgcggcatgTGCCGGTCGATCAAGTTCGCCGTCGACTGGGGCAACGCTCACGCCGACAAG GCACAGGAAATAGCCGGGAACGCGACCAGGTTCATCCAAGAGGATCTAACGATGGACCGTGTCTACGACTACATGTTTCACCTTCTGACAGAGTACGCTAAGCTGCTCAAGTACAAGCCCACGGTGCCTGACAGAGCCGTCGAGGTCACCGTGGAGTCCATGacgcgcggccggcggggacTGGAGAGGCAGTTCATGGTGGACACCATGGTGGAAGCTGGTTCGGGCACCGGAGAGCCCTGCGAGCTGCCGCCGCCTTTCAGCTCTGAAGAACTGGAGACGCTGAGGAGAAGACAGGCGGATGCGGTGAGACAGGTCGAGACGTGGGAGAAGCGATGA
- the LOC4336505 gene encoding uncharacterized protein isoform X2, producing MEAAAKVGRLTRSSLQAASCPAVNGGVVVFFAAVVAGALVSASWMSTGARVTSIPMIATRNMAQHAAASPEPEPTLPRLGNLAPPPRQPPPPAPAPAPDAAAAASPSSSCPAYFRWIHEDLRPWRDAGITREAVDGAARRYGAKFRVTVVAGRLHVARYGRCFQTRDMFTQWGVLQLLRRYQGRVPDLDLMFDCQDLPVVNAGDRRGRTSSSPPPLFGYCGSEPTLDIAFPDWSFWGWPELNIKPWETLRGEIADGNAAVNWTGRAPYAYWKGNPTVGADRRNLLRCNASGKRDWNARIYEQDWRKEVRDGFRESDLAKQCTHRYKIYIEGRGWSVSEKYILACDAVALIVRPRYHDFFSRGLMPLQHYWPIPGGGRGMCRSIKFAVDWGNAHADKAQEIAGNATRFIQEDLTMDRVYDYMFHLLTEYAKLLKYKPTVPDRAVEVTVESMTRGRRGLERQFMVDTMVEAGSGTGEPCELPPPFSSEELETLRRRQADAVRQVETWEKR from the exons atggaggcagcggcgaaggtTGGTCGGCTCACACGGAGCAGCCTGCAGGCGGCTTCCTGCCCGGCTGTGAACGGCGGCGTGGTCGTCTTCTTCGCCGCGGTTGTCGCCGGAGCTCTCGTCTCCGCTTCCTGGATGTCTACGGGCGCCAGG GTCACTTCGATCCCTATGATCGCCACCCGGAACATGGCACAGCATGCGGCAGCGAGTCCGGAACCAGAGCCGACTCTGCCACGCCTCGGCAATCTCGCGCCCCCACCACGGCAACCGCCACCGCCAGCACCTGCCCCGgcgccggacgccgccgcggcagcgtcgccgtcgtcctcctgcCCGGCATACTTCCGGTGGATCCACGAGGACCTGAGGCCGTGGCGGGACGCGGGGATCACGCGCGAGGCGGTGgacggcgccgcccgccggtaCGGCGCCAAGTTCCGCGTCACCGTGGTCGCGGGGCGCCTCCACGTCGCGCGCTACGGGCGGTGCTTCCAGACGCGGGACATGTTCACGCAGTGGGGCGTCCTGCAGCTGCTCCGCCGCTACCAGGGCCGCGTCCCCGACCTCGACCTCATGTTCGACTGCCAGGACCTGCCGGTCGTCAACGCCGGCGACCGCCGCGGCCGGACatcttcttcgccgccgccgctgttcggCTACTGCGGCAGCGAGCCCACGCTGGACATCGCCTTCCCTGACTGGTCGTTCTGGGGTTG GCCGGAGCTTAACATAAAGCCATGGGAGACGCTGCGAGGCGAGATAGCCGACGGGAACGCCGCGGTGAACTGGACGGGCAGGGCGCCGTACGCGTACTGGAAAGGGAACCCGACGGTGGGAGCCGATCGCCGGAATCTCCTCAGGTGCAACGCGTCCGGGAAACGTGACTGGAACGCGAGGATATACGAGCAG gatTGGAGGAAGGAGGTGCGAGACGGGTTCAGGGAATCAGACCTGGCAAAACAGTGCACTCACAG GTACAAGATTTATATCGAAGGAAGGGGCTGGTCAGTGAGCGAGAAGTACATCCTGGCCTGCGACGCGGTGGCGCTGATCGTGCGGCCGAGGTACCACGACTTCTTCTCGAGGGGGCTGATGCCGTTGCAGCACTACTGGCCCatccccggcggcggccgcggcatgTGCCGGTCGATCAAGTTCGCCGTCGACTGGGGCAACGCTCACGCCGACAAG GCACAGGAAATAGCCGGGAACGCGACCAGGTTCATCCAAGAGGATCTAACGATGGACCGTGTCTACGACTACATGTTTCACCTTCTGACAGAGTACGCTAAGCTGCTCAAGTACAAGCCCACGGTGCCTGACAGAGCCGTCGAGGTCACCGTGGAGTCCATGacgcgcggccggcggggacTGGAGAGGCAGTTCATGGTGGACACCATGGTGGAAGCTGGTTCGGGCACCGGAGAGCCCTGCGAGCTGCCGCCGCCTTTCAGCTCTGAAGAACTGGAGACGCTGAGGAGAAGACAGGCGGATGCGGTGAGACAGGTCGAGACGTGGGAGAAGCGATGA
- the LOC4336505 gene encoding uncharacterized protein isoform X3 — MIATRNMAQHAAASPEPEPTLPRLGNLAPPPRQPPPPAPAPAPDAAAAASPSSSCPAYFRWIHEDLRPWRDAGITREAVDGAARRYGAKFRVTVVAGRLHVARYGRCFQTRDMFTQWGVLQLLRRYQGRVPDLDLMFDCQDLPVVNAGDRRGRTSSSPPPLFGYCGSEPTLDIAFPDWSFWGWPELNIKPWETLRGEIADGNAAVNWTGRAPYAYWKGNPTVGADRRNLLRCNASGKRDWNARIYEQDWRKEVRDGFRESDLAKQCTHRYKIYIEGRGWSVSEKYILACDAVALIVRPRYHDFFSRGLMPLQHYWPIPGGGRGMCRSIKFAVDWGNAHADKAQEIAGNATRFIQEDLTMDRVYDYMFHLLTEYAKLLKYKPTVPDRAVEVTVESMTRGRRGLERQFMVDTMVEAGSGTGEPCELPPPFSSEELETLRRRQADAVRQVETWEKR; from the exons ATGATCGCCACCCGGAACATGGCACAGCATGCGGCAGCGAGTCCGGAACCAGAGCCGACTCTGCCACGCCTCGGCAATCTCGCGCCCCCACCACGGCAACCGCCACCGCCAGCACCTGCCCCGgcgccggacgccgccgcggcagcgtcgccgtcgtcctcctgcCCGGCATACTTCCGGTGGATCCACGAGGACCTGAGGCCGTGGCGGGACGCGGGGATCACGCGCGAGGCGGTGgacggcgccgcccgccggtaCGGCGCCAAGTTCCGCGTCACCGTGGTCGCGGGGCGCCTCCACGTCGCGCGCTACGGGCGGTGCTTCCAGACGCGGGACATGTTCACGCAGTGGGGCGTCCTGCAGCTGCTCCGCCGCTACCAGGGCCGCGTCCCCGACCTCGACCTCATGTTCGACTGCCAGGACCTGCCGGTCGTCAACGCCGGCGACCGCCGCGGCCGGACatcttcttcgccgccgccgctgttcggCTACTGCGGCAGCGAGCCCACGCTGGACATCGCCTTCCCTGACTGGTCGTTCTGGGGTTG GCCGGAGCTTAACATAAAGCCATGGGAGACGCTGCGAGGCGAGATAGCCGACGGGAACGCCGCGGTGAACTGGACGGGCAGGGCGCCGTACGCGTACTGGAAAGGGAACCCGACGGTGGGAGCCGATCGCCGGAATCTCCTCAGGTGCAACGCGTCCGGGAAACGTGACTGGAACGCGAGGATATACGAGCAG gatTGGAGGAAGGAGGTGCGAGACGGGTTCAGGGAATCAGACCTGGCAAAACAGTGCACTCACAG GTACAAGATTTATATCGAAGGAAGGGGCTGGTCAGTGAGCGAGAAGTACATCCTGGCCTGCGACGCGGTGGCGCTGATCGTGCGGCCGAGGTACCACGACTTCTTCTCGAGGGGGCTGATGCCGTTGCAGCACTACTGGCCCatccccggcggcggccgcggcatgTGCCGGTCGATCAAGTTCGCCGTCGACTGGGGCAACGCTCACGCCGACAAG GCACAGGAAATAGCCGGGAACGCGACCAGGTTCATCCAAGAGGATCTAACGATGGACCGTGTCTACGACTACATGTTTCACCTTCTGACAGAGTACGCTAAGCTGCTCAAGTACAAGCCCACGGTGCCTGACAGAGCCGTCGAGGTCACCGTGGAGTCCATGacgcgcggccggcggggacTGGAGAGGCAGTTCATGGTGGACACCATGGTGGAAGCTGGTTCGGGCACCGGAGAGCCCTGCGAGCTGCCGCCGCCTTTCAGCTCTGAAGAACTGGAGACGCTGAGGAGAAGACAGGCGGATGCGGTGAGACAGGTCGAGACGTGGGAGAAGCGATGA